One genomic window of Mus musculus strain C57BL/6J chromosome 4, GRCm38.p6 C57BL/6J includes the following:
- the Ccl21a gene encoding C-C motif chemokine 21a precursor produces the protein MAQMMTLSLLSLVLALCIPWTQGSDGGGQDCCLKYSQKKIPYSIVRGYRKQEPSLGCPIPAILFSPRKHSKPELCANPEEGWVQNLMRRLDQPPAPGKQSPGCRKNRGTSKSGKKGKGSKGCKRTEQTQPSRG, from the exons ATGGCTCAGATGATGACTCTGAGCCTCCTTAGCCTGGTCCTGGCTCTCTGCATCCCCTGGACCCAAG GCAGTGATGGAGGGGGTCAGGACTGCTGCCTTAAGTACAGCCagaagaaaattccctacagTATTGTCCGAGGCTATAGGAAGCAAGAACCAAGTTTAGGCTGTCCCATCCCGGCAATCCT GTTCTCACCCCGGAAGCACTCTAAGCCTGAGCTATGTGCAAACCCTGAGGAAGGCTGGGTGCAGAACCTGATGCGCCGCCTGGACCAgcctccagccccagggaaacAAAGCCCCGGCTGCAGGAAGAACCGGGGAACCTCTAAgtctggaaagaaaggaaagggctcCAAGGGCTGCAAGAG AACTGAACAGACACAGCCCTCAAGAGGATAG